The Rhipicephalus sanguineus isolate Rsan-2018 chromosome 4, BIME_Rsan_1.4, whole genome shotgun sequence DNA window gaagatacacgatacattttttaatgtatcggaaacagatactgatacacaccTGGCAAAATGCAtcgcaatacagatacaagatgctcagaatatctaagatagtatttaaggtacatgtatcttcgatacttccCAGCAATAAGCCACCATTTAAACAGTAGTAGCGAGTGGTAATCCAACACTTGTCAACGTTACCAGGCAATCCACCACATGCTAATAGCCTACATGATGCAGTGCTATAGCCAAAAGCCATCAACTAACCACTAAtgcagtgtactagaatatactGCATATTCTCGTACACTGAACCACCACACAGCTAAAATTAGCCCATGCTAGCCAACTCCATCCGACAGTTATCTACCACAAGCCGACATTAGCGATGCGCTAGCCAAAACAAGCCAGTTATTAGCCAAGGTTGTTCAAAGCTGGTCAACTGACGTCAGGCACTATTACACAACACTATATCCAAAATTTTGCCATCTGCTGTTCGTTTTATGCAAGTCAATACAGTACATGTCATGGCGTGTGCTACATCGTTTACGCAGTGTCGTGCATATTGAGATATGTCAGCTTCACAGGTGACTGCTGTGATGTCATTAATGCGGTTGATGACATCACATTAATTACACCATTTTTGTGAGGCATGCATGCACGTTCTGGCATACGCGTTGATGCGTGGCATACCATGTTATTGAACCAACCACGAACGCTTCACGGCGTATATGCGTCATGTTTTTGTCCAATTCACGTCATGATACAGCTAACACGCATGGCGCGAATGTTCGTGTCACGACCCGTCTCTCACGTTTGCCAAGTGCGCATGTCATGGAATGCGCATTCTGGTATATAGCAAGGCAATGAAACGACCACCATGGCATCACGGCATCGACTTTTCGTGTACAATatgacgtacgtgacatgcatctcatgatatTCGTGCTACAACGTACTAATCTATTCATCATGCACCATGTCATACCATCCATGTCAACTTTGGCATATACCACGTTAACTAAACGACAATGCGAGCACGTAGtcttaggcgactagatagatatagatacgctcaatgtgcATGCCTTCggttcattgtgggcgaagcgcaaaaaacatagacggaaaagaggagaacgacacaagacagcgcctgtcttgtgtcgttctcctgttttccgtctatgttttttgcgcttcgcccacaatgaatccccACCATCTAGCCCGATTTTCAGTTTTGTTATGCCTTCGGTTCGCCAaaatatgcttcgcatttaaaaagtacgAGACACTAAATCAACACATCGCTTCCAACAGTTGCTGGAATTCAACTTTCTCTTTCAAATGCAACGTGTATCTTATTCCAATCATTCCAGTGGGTTGGCTCACGAGATTATTGTTGTGTTTAACATTAATTTCACAGGGAAAGCGAAGTTGGCCCAGAGCTAAATGCTTGGAGGATGCCATAATGCTGAAAGACGGGTCTCGTATAAATGACCACACGCTAGGGCAGTCCACGGTAAATATCTTCACGAGAACGGCGGATGATTACACATGCGCTTGCAAGCGTAAAACGCGTTTCTTACCGCTCTTGCTCTTCTTTGAAGCGTAAAGTGCAGAAAGACGTGAGGTATAAGGTGCTGATCGAAGAGAATACACAGCTAACTATGGAAGAAGTTTCTGAGGATGTGGAATGTCGTACACTCGGGTCAATGTTTATGCGTATAGCCTTCAAATTTTTTGTTTTCTAGGGATGGTTGGAGCACGATGTACGCCATTCTCGTCGTTAACAGTGAGAATATATTTGCGAAAATGGACATTCGTACATCGAGTGTCGTCAATGAATTTCGTTTTTGATGGCCGAAATTATCGGTTTACAGGTGGCACGTCCGAGAATGGAAGCGGCCATGCAGCTGCCAGCGCTAGAGGATTAGTACGCAGTGCAGCACAAGGGGCGGGAACATTAATTGCCCGTGCCCACCCTCTCTTGCAGGTCCTGCAGACGCGCCAGTAGCGTCTCGTACTGGTACATGGCGACGCCACCGTCAAATGCGTCGTTCATGAAGGAGCCCGTCAGGGGTAGCCGCTCCTTGACCACTTTCTCGTACTGGCCGTATAACTTCCGAAACTGTTTCAACATCTCGTTCCTCAGAGTGTCCGGGCAAGGGGAAGTACCCTTGAGGCAGTGTTCGACCGCGTCGCATACCGCAACTCTTACAGTTTCGTGCTGCAAGACGGTGTTGTAGCAGATGCCGCTGTTCAGCCACGTCCCTACGGCTGGTAGCACACCGAAAGCCGACCCTTCGGCGATGGGATTCTCTTTGTCCAGCAACGACCTGATAATGGTCAGCACGCTTCCGATGCTGCGGTAGCGTGTCCAAGCAGGCCCGACAGTGTCTGTGCCCAGAAGCGCCAGACAGACCTTGCCGTTTTCGTATAAGCTCGGGTGGAAACGTACCCTACCCGAGTCCGTGGTCATCAGCCTCACCAGCGGCGGCCTCGAAGGGTAGTCCGAAGGACACTTGAGCACGAAGTGGAAGAAGCCTCCTTCGTAGGGCGTGCCGGCGGGTCCCAGAATGAGGGCGTGGATCTTGGTCACGTCGTCGTCCTCGGGCTCGACGAATACTCCGCAAGGCCGGTTCTCCTCCAAGTCCGCTATCTGTCGCACCACAGTCGAGAGGCATTTCTCGGTCGGTTCCTTGTCCGCGTACTGGATCGGGTCCCAGAAGGCTGTCGGAGCCCGCGCTGGCGGCTTTTTCTCTTGCCCGTTTCCGGTCTCTTCGTCGCGCGCTCCGTCATATTTCTCAACAGGCCGCTGACCGATCAAAACATGGCTTTTGCTGTAGATGTAGATTTTGAGCCAATGTCGATGCCGGATGGTAGCTTGATTGTTGTTTATCCCACGGTGCTTACCCACTAGGGGGATGGACAAAGAAGATGGCTATTAAAGAGAAGGCGAACAGCAAATTTATCAAGCAAGGCATGCTAAGTTAAAATTCGTTGACACTATTTGGAAATAAATTGTAGAGACAGGAACTTTtaaaacgaaatttttttttaacttcttggGGTTTtccatgccaatggctgctgctTTCTTGTCATGAGGCTCTTGACCGATCCCTCACTGATcgttgagtgagtgagtaacgACTTTATCGATCGAAGGGAAGGGGTGAGGGGTAAGGGAGGCTAAGGCACGTAGGCTATCGAgcccattcttcttcttcttcttcttcttcttcttcagtggttattcaggaaaggaaaaaggcaccctaatttctgtctgcctataggcgacacggcgcagtgccttgtaggaatggggggtaaggagggaataaaagaatagtaggaaaatagagagaaaagtgagaggagcacatccatccaacgaagagaaaagaggacaggaaaaaCTGGGAAAAccgtcacgggagttcagggacgggtccgcgaaacacagctagaggcacagtgcacaacatcgacgaaacggagaaggtcccgacgatgagcggcgcacggcatagcgggcgaggagtccgtcacggggcgccggtcagcgagaggtacgaggagtaatccagaacatcgcggccggcacgtccgtcttgcttgaaatccagcgagcgaatccccCATTCACATCTAACTTCGCCTACAGCAGTGGAAGGTGGAGGAGGGAAGTCAGACTGCGCAGGCGCAGGCGGGACGTTTGATGCTTATGGGCGAGGGACCGCGATGCAGCCCCATTAtgtgtctaggtggtgttgcccgacgGTGAGCAGCGCTGAGACAGGAGATAGTGCACTGGAGGAAGTGGCGCCTCACGTTGCTCATGCGCTCTGCTGCCCGTCTTGACGTCGGAAGCCGCGTCGGCGCTTCCGTGTCCTCGGCTTACTCAATGGCAAGCCGAGTACGCGAAGAAGGGCACAGAAAGCTAACTTGCCTCTGAAACAGTTTCAGGCTGTTTACTTTTAAAGGTCCATTACCGTCCTCGCCGTCAAGTGACCTAAACTATATCTGACAGAGAAACAGAAAGCCGAACAAAAGATATGCGTTGCATCAAGTGAGAACAAATTCGATATGCTGCGAATCGAAGCTTCGATGTATGTAACAGGGCGTCTTGGATGTGCTGTCATTTTTAAAATGATAACCGCGTATATAAAGAAGATTTTGTGGTATTAAAATAATGTCGAATAAGTGACCGTCGGTATGATTATCGACCGAATTATCGAATCAGAGCAATCAGGGTATTATTCGCCTAGTACTGTACACGGCTTCGCAAGTGGCCGTGTAGACGTTCCTACGGAATAAGCCCAAAGAAAAAGCCCAGAAAGAGAAAATATTTTAACGTTTGCTGTAACATGACTAACGTTCGCAGAGAAATTCGAGAATACATTTAGACCGATAGCTCTACTGCCCccggtacaaacccagaaaacaaCTTTGTGCATGCATTTGACCTTGAATCTCAGCCAACGTCCATTTCCTTCTCTTGCTAATAAAAAGAGGAAGAAGTTGCGTTTTCTTTAAAAGTTTTATTTAAGAATTCCTAGGCGATTTATCTGATTCTTTTCCTTTAAATGTTTCGTGTCCTTCTCTTTATTGATTTAGTAatcatttattttaaatgtaccATCCGCTTCCTGGCCTATCCGTCACCcgttgtgggtatgtgccacaaaatgaATATAATCACCAGCACCAACATCATTGCCATCATCACGAGCACGATCAGTTCGCTGCCCTCAGCACAAACGGTCAACGGAATGCAGCGTCGTCCGCTCGCAgccgcagccgccattgcctctCCTTCTACTAGCGACGAATCGCGGCGACGTGCAACCGTGTACGGTTTGGAGCCCGCGTTATGCCAGCACGAGCAGCCGTCGGTGCAGTGCCTGCTGAGACTCAACCGTGACCTCGTGAACATCTTCGACGACCCGGCGCCTGGGGTGTTCGTCGAGCCCGAAGAGAACAACATCACCAACGTCCACGCCGTCATCGTGGGTCCCGACAACACGCCGTACGAAGGAGGCTTCTTCCATTTCGTGCTCAAGTGCCTCCCCGACTACCCGGCCAGGCCGCCGCTGGTACGCTTCATGACGACGGATGCCGGAAGGGTGCGCTTCAGCCCGAACCTGTACAGCAGCGGGCTCGTCTCGCTCAGCATCCTGGGCACGTTTCCTGGACCCTCCTGGACTCCGGACATGACCCTCGAGACGGTGCTCGTTTCGATCCAGTCGTTGCTCATCGAGCAGCCTTTGGCCAACGAGCCTGGACTGGGACGCGAGTTTGGAACCTGGCTCGAAAAGACGACCGGCTACAACGCCAGCTTGCGCTTCCAGACCCTCAGGGTCGCTATTTGCGACGTGCTCGAGGACTGCCTCCTGGGAAACTCGTCGTACCCGAAAGTCCTGCAGCAGGCTGTGATGAAACACTTCGTCGAGCAATATTCCAAGTACAAAACTGCAGCCAGCTCCCAGCTCGGTTTGAACCCGAGCCCTCTGACCGGCGTCTTGAAGGGCTCTCAGCAGTACGAAGCGCTACTCGAGCGACTGCAGGACTTATACGGTCGAATACTGCAAAGGAGCTCGAGTCTCACGCTGAGGAAGATGTGACAATGCGACTACAACGGCACCTTGAACTGCTAAGGTTCATGTAGAAGTACCAGCATTCCTTTTTGGAGCATACTGGATACCCATGCGACAGTGCAGGATCAAATGCATCTGGTGCACATCTCGCGCACGACAATTACGCCTGTGTGACAAACTCCAAGGCAGTGAAAACGTTACATTTACTGGCCTTGCACCCACAGAGTTATAAATGCGCTCAGAAGTGTTAACAAACGGCACAGCTGCGTAATTTCTATGCCGACGAAATAGCGCTGGGGTTATCTGCATTCACGTGCATTCTACACTGGCCTCCAGTTACTTGCCCTGTTACGCACGCCTGTCTGTCAAAACATGACAGAACAGCGAAGGGCAGCGAAGCGCGTGCGCATTTAGCAGCAAATGGTATGCTTTTAATTAATTTGACTGCTTTCCGCATTCATACGCATTTCCTGCAGGAAGGACTTTCGGCACGCAGTGGAATAAATTTCAATTCGTCGCCACTAGCTCGCTCTCTCCGAATTGTCGTCCCGAGGTGCTATTCTGTGCATCGGCGAATTCCGCCATATTTCCTCATTCTGATGGCGCCATTTTTAGGCAATGAGAGGTGGCAGCACCACCGTGGACCAACGAGAATGTATACAATTGAGGATTGGGTTCGTCATCAGGGGTCTTGATGAGCAGcacggtctcccactgctccccaTCCTGAATTTTTCGGCCCTGTCGGGGCGCCTATGGGCAGGCCCGAATAATGTGATGTAGGTCCGCCCTTTCTTGACAAAATTTACATTTGGCCGAATATTGTATTGGATGATTGTCCCGGGATTGGATACGTATTGGTGTAGAGGAGGCGCTGTGCCATTCCTGCAGCTTATTGATTGATGTGCGACGGGGAAGCAACCCTCCCCAGTCTGTAGTGGTCAGTATCACCCTGCAGCTAGCTAACCATCCGGTCTTCACTCAGCCCCAGCCGCGGCAGAGAGAAATTTTATTGCGACACATCCCAGCCTATATACATTTTGCTTGGAGGTATTCCTTACCTACCTAGTCTTGCCCAGCACCTTGAGCAGAAGAGAGACGTCAGATGTAGTGCAGAGGCCCTACAACTCTGAGGCAGTCCCGTATGGTTTGTGTGAAAGACGAAATATCCACAGCGAaggtacatgtgtgtgtgtgtgtgtgtgtgtgtgtgtgtgtgtgtgtgtgtgtgtgtgtgtgtgtgtgtgtgtgtgtgtgtgtgtgtgtgtgtgtgtgtgtgtgtgtgtgtgtgtgtgtgtgtgtgagtgtgtgtgtgtgtatcaccCTTACTGTCGCAAGGACCCCACCGATGGGTCCTTGCGATGGTAAGGGTGAtacactttaattcctttcaatttaggtcaaaaTCATTACATTACAGTTTAATAAAAAGACAAATTAAAGCAccttcgcactaatggtgccaagctgAACGAGgtgtggagctgggcggccttctttgtttctctttatgtttctctctctctttcttcatctctttccttatttttctATCCTCTCTATTTTCCTGTGTCCTTCTAGTCTCTggttatttctatttctttctttctctttatatacATTTCTTGCCGTTTCTCACTCCTTCTATACGTTTCTTGCCgtttctcgctccttctatcttcctttcactttcttccctttctttctatttctcgcttcctcctcctttctatctctttctgtctgtgtATTTCTCTCtattcggttttctctttctgtctttctcattctgtttttcttccctttctttcaatTTCTCCCTTCCTATGCTaagcttcactctctcccctcctcctaaccctcacttccctttcccaccctcttggtAAGCTTTAATATACAAAGCtgtgttctgctagcgtgcctggatagccgagcggttacgatgctcgccttcagatcacgggtacgcgggctcgaatccctcCTCAAGAAAtcctttcgccaagaatttctctttctttatttatctctctctgtactcgttctctcacccatcagagttactgcaggccatgccggacaaatcggagcacgtgtaatgggagcgaagcagatgatgacgaagaggatgaagagagcgcgtgccgtttCATGATGGTGATTATTGCTGTTCACCCGTCACGTACCTATGCTAGTCTTTTAAACACTTCCgctgttaaagaaagaaagaatgtcccctatgcttcccttggacccgccacggtggtctagtggttatggtgctccactgcagacccgatggtcgcggtggccgcatttcgatggaagggAAATGCTAGAGGTTCGTGCACTTAGacttaagcgcacgttaaagaacaccagatggtcagaatttccggagccctccactactgcgtccctaataatcatatcggggttttggaacgtaaaaccccaacaattataattatggTTCCCTCGGCTTTAATGTCTGTTTGTTTcgttagttgtgtctaacaaagaaacgagcccctcgaacaattccccttattTCGTAGCTTACAAATTACGGAGACGCGCTCTAAGGTGACCACCAGTCAGAAAAGTCATGTCACAACGACTGATGATCCAAAGAACCACTGACACCAAAATTACaaactcgagatgtttgtgtttgATTGTCCTGCATACGTGGGCAATTCTGACCAATTATTAGCCGCGAACGCTGCCCTTAAGACATTTTAATTTGGTGCTAAAGTAAGCCTGACTGCTCATATGAATTGGCAGCACCTtgcgacatcgccactagtatgacgtaggtTGGGGACCCCGTGAcattccacgagtaaagcgaggctactgttcttcgcccccctcggtctgttgtcgggctgctctcaagctGGTTctgactgccttttttttttccttctgaggGGGCGCTCTGCTTGGAACGCAGGCATGTCGCATGCCGTTTTGAAGAACGTGCCTGGTGCCTCTCACCCTAATGGCACCGCAGCACCCACATCGTCTCGTTCTTTCCCGCACGCGGGACCCCAATTCAAACAGCGCGCTCTCAACGTCACCAAACCTTGAGCGCACGTGATCTCATGGCTCCACCGCGGTGGGTCGCTAGTTGAtattaggcgggcgttttgaagtgatcaACGCAAAAATTGTTCATAATAAACGACGCTGGCGATAATTACGCGATACATCAGAGCATTTACGATCAATTTGCAGAATTATCAGACACAAATCTACCAATTAAAGCATAAAAGCCAGAAACAAAAATCTGGCCGAGTAAAAAGTCACACGGTTCCGTATTATGAATTTGCCCAAGACGcatcgaaggtgaaagccatcttgtgCGTTTTCTTCTCAATCAATTGTACTGATCCCTGCCCGTCCCCTGCCcccgaaagcattctgcaccaaaaatggttttgcagtgcccttcgggatcggcccactt harbors:
- the LOC119391349 gene encoding ubiquitin-conjugating enzyme E2 Z; amino-acid sequence: MSNRPVEKYDGARDEETGNGQEKKPPARAPTAFWDPIQYADKEPTEKCLSTVVRQIADLEENRPCGVFVEPEDDDVTKIHALILGPAGTPYEGGFFHFVLKCPSDYPSRPPLVRLMTTDSGRVRFHPSLYENGKVCLALLGTDTVGPAWTRYRSIGSVLTIIRSLLDKENPIAEGSAFGVLPAVGTWLNSGICYNTVLQHETVRVAVCDAVEHCLKGTSPCPDTLRNEMLKQFRKLYGQYEKVVKERLPLTGSFMNDAFDGGVAMYQYETLLARLQDLQERVGTGN
- the LOC119391350 gene encoding ubiquitin-conjugating enzyme E2 Z; this translates as MNIITSTNIIAIITSTISSLPSAQTVNGMQRRPLAAAAAIASPSTSDESRRRATVYGLEPALCQHEQPSVQCLLRLNRDLVNIFDDPAPGVFVEPEENNITNVHAVIVGPDNTPYEGGFFHFVLKCLPDYPARPPLVRFMTTDAGRVRFSPNLYSSGLVSLSILGTFPGPSWTPDMTLETVLVSIQSLLIEQPLANEPGLGREFGTWLEKTTGYNASLRFQTLRVAICDVLEDCLLGNSSYPKVLQQAVMKHFVEQYSKYKTAASSQLGLNPSPLTGVLKGSQQYEALLERLQDLYGRILQRSSSLTLRKM